The window GCACCCATACAGAGCCGCGGCTTGTGCCACCGTCATCGTCAAACGGAACCCCAACTGCAATATCAGGAACACCGTCGCCGTTCAAATCGTTAAAGGAAGTAACGGATCGACCGAACAGCTCTCGATTTTCAAGTTTTCCCTGGAAATTGCCTTCGGTGCTGCTAATTTTTTGGTTTGAGGGGTGTATTTTTCCATACTGGGCATAGGTGAAGCCTGTGCCTATTAATAGGATGCTTACAGCAACGGTTAAGTGGGTAATCGCCCTCGAGATCATGATCTTTTTTCTCCTAAAGTTGTCCATCTTAATAGGTTTTCACTTCTTTCAGAAACCGACCATATGACTGCCAGGATTTTTATGTGGATGAAAAATCGATTATCTGATACATGAAACGACTGAGCTGCCTGAAGGGTTCTCAGGCTAAATGGTCAAATCGATTATCTTTCCAGATAACAACCGAAATACTGATATGTTGTTAAAGTTCCAGCGTCCATCCAAGTTAACTCAAGCATCTTAAACCATATGATGGAACTTAGACAGTGATTCTAAGGACAAATTATTCAAAATTATGCCGGCCAAAAAGCAACTCGCAGCTATAAAAGTAGCACTCTTATCAAAAGAAGCAATATTTCGCATTATATTATTTGCAATTATCTGGTGGATTCTGTCGGCTGGTAGATCCGATTCTTGGGTGGTCGGTGTGCCAACGGTGATCATTTCTGTTTTTGTCAGTATGGCCTTGACAAATCAATCCCGTAACAGCTGGCGTATTTTGAACATCATACAATTTGTTGCTTTTTTTGCAAAAGCTTCAGTTCGTGGCGGTTTCGATGTCGCCAGACGTGTCTTTCATCCTCGGTTGCCATTGAATCCCGATTTGGTCGATTACCCATTAACGCTCAAAAAACAGTCTGCACGCATCCTCATGGCGAATATCATCAGCCTTCTTCCGGGGACGCTGAGTGTCGAATTGCAGGACAAACAAATCAAAGTTCATGTTCTTGATAACGATCAGGACGTAAGAGCCGAGCTGCAAGCCGTTGAATCGGCCGTCGGAGCGCTGCTGGGCAGTGATTCGGATTAGCTAACCATCCCGGAGGAGGCCCTAATTGGATCAGATCTACTTAACTATTGCAGCATTCATATTGATCACGCTTGTCATTGGTCTTTTGCGTGTTTTTTGGGGACCGACCCGCGCGGATCGAATACTTTCTGCTCAGCTTATGGGCACCACCGGAGTGGCAATCATTCTGTTACTCTCACAAGCGATGCAAATGTCAAGCCTTGTTGATGTGGCGTTGATATTTGCATTGCTGTCGGCGGTAACCGCAACAGTATTTATATCGCGGTTTTGGCAGAATTCCAAATAATACCGGGAGCATAAAATGAATATTAGGGAAATCGTGGGATTGGTTATGATGTTGCTGGGGGTACCCTTTTTTTTAGCCGGTACGATCGGCCTTTTAAGGCTTCCTGATGTGTTTACACGGTCGCATGCGCTAACAAAGGCAGATAATCTTGGCCTTGGACTCATCGTTATGGGTCTAATTGTCCAGGCAGAGGTCTGGACCAGTGCATTAAAATTGTTTTTGACATGGATTTTGGTTCTCATTTCAAGTGCCGGTGTTTGTCATATAGTTGCCAATACTGCTGTTAGGAGAGGAATTAAAATTTGGAAGAAACCATAAATGCCACTTTACCGATATTTGATTTGCTGCTTGCCCTGACGCTTGTAGGTCTGGCATGGACAGCTTTGACAGCTAAAGATCTTTTTAAGGCGATTGTGCTATTCATTTCATTTGGAATGCTCATGGCCGTTGCCTGGTTGCGGCTACAGGCAGTCGATATCGCCTTGGCAGAGGCTGCTATCGGTGCCGGTTTAACCGGCGCAATTTTTATCATGGCTCTTAAACGAATGTCCAAAAATCAGCCGCCTAAAAAAAAACCTTAAAAAAGCCAGTCTGACAAGAGCATGCAAAGCATCCAACGTTTTGGATCACCTCCAGTCCTATGATTCATAAGATTCATCATTCTTCGGCTCGATTTACTTTTGCAAACGGAATTTTATCCGTTCTGATAATCGTGCTGTCTGCATTTTTGATATGGGCCTTAAAATCCTTGCCTGCCGTCTCACCAAGTTTACGGCAACAAGTTCTTGGCAAAATTGAATACAGTGGCGTTATAAATCCGGTCACAGCCGTGCTACTGAACTTTCGGGCATATGATACGTTGCTCGAAATAGGGGTATTGCTTTTGGTCGTAGTCGGCGCGTGGTCGTTTAGCAAGGCACCATCGAATGACCCGAAACAAAAATTTAGCCCCGTATTGTTCGCCATGGTTCGAGTTCTTGTTCCTTTAATGATTCTTATAGCCGGGTATATGCTATGGGTTGGCGGGCATGCACCTGGCGGCGCGTTTCAGGCCGGTGCCATTTTGGGGGCTGCGGGTGTGTTTTGGTTAGTAACCCGTCCTTCCACTGACATGCCAAAAGCCTCTTGGGTGTTTAGATTATTGCTTATCGCGGGATTTTCGGTGTTTTTGATCATTGCCTTTATGGTCATGTTGGCTGAAAATAATTTCATACAGTACCCCTTGGATTGGGCGGGCAGTTTGATTTTATGTATTGAGGCTGCTGCAGCGCTTTCTATCGGAGCGACTCTGGCAGCGCTATTTCTGGGAGGACGTCTGCGAAACTGATTCGATATTCAAAGCCCTTACAGAGACCCAAAATTAACGAAGGCGGGACAGAATGAATACGGTTACCCTTTATTGTATCGTCGGTATCATTTTATTCGCCATGGCGCTTTATGCATTAATCGTTTATGACCATCTCCTGCGCAAAATCCTGGCATTAAATATCATGGGCAGCGGCATATTTCTTATGCTCGTGGCGGTGGCACACCGACCACCGAATACCCCGTCCGATCCAGTGCCCCATGCAATGGTTTTGACAGGGATCGTGGTCGCGGTGAGCGCCACTGCCTTGGCATTGACGCTGGCCTGTCGAATTTCCGAGTTAGACGAACACATTCAACAACCCCAAAGCAAAACCGAATAATATGTCTTTTTTTGATACCATACCGTGGATGATATGGATTGTAACGTTGCCCTTAGCCGCAGCAATTTTGACATTTCTATTTCCACGGATTGCGGCCGGTTTGAGTTTGCTCCTGGGTTTTACGATGTCGATTCCAGCGATTGGGCTGTGTATGCAGGTTGTTCGAATGGGCTCTCAACGGTATGCGATTGGTGGCTGGGGTGCTCCGCTCGGAATCGAGCTTTATGCGGACGGACTTGCCACCGCTATGATTGCCCTGACAGCACTTGTGGCGCTGAGCACAACCGTATATGCGAGGTCGTATTTTTCACATACGCAACCGATTCAAGACCAGCCCGAACGCCCGAGCACGGATTATTTTTGGCCGTTATGGATGTTTTTATGGGCAGCATTGAACGCACTTTTTCTATCCGGCGATATTTTCAATTTATACGTTACCCTGGAACTCACCAGTCTTTCTGCAGTTGCCCTCGTGGCCCTGGCCGGTGGTGCTGCGCTCAAAGCAGCCATGCGATATCTGCTCGTAAGCCTACTGGGATCTTTGATCTATTTATTGGGAGTCGTTTATTTATACGCATTTACAGGCACACTCAGTTTGAGTGCCCTCGGAAGTCGCATTGACGGTTCATTGGCTTGCTTGACCGCTTTAGCCCTGATGGCCGGCGGTTTGATTATGAAAACCGCTCTATTTCCCATGCATTTTTGGCTCCCTCCCGCCCATGCCAGTGCGCCGGCTCCGGTCAGTGCAGCGCTATCCGGGCTGGTTGTTAAGGCTTCTTTTTATCTTTTGCTGCGGCTCTGGTTTGATGTTTTCATGACGGCGGTCACGGTACCCATTTCCGATATCCTCGGCCTGATGGGCGCTGCAGCTGTTTTTTGGGGTTCAATCAATGCGCTTAGAGCTAAACGCCTAAAGCTTTTAGTCGCCTATTCAACTGTGGCGCAGTTAGGTTATTTATTTCTGGTCTTTCCACTGGTTGGGACACTTAAAGATGGCGTAACAGCCTGGCTTGGGTGTATCTATTTTATTCTTGCGCATGCCTGTGCCAAGGCAGCGGCATTTTTTTCGGCAGGTGCTATCCGATACGCCTTGGGTCACGATAATATCGATGATATGGTTGGTATCGTTCGCTGCCTGCCGGTACCCGTTTTCGCTTTTGCAATCGCGGGTATCAGCCTAATTGGTTTGCCACCCAGCGGTGGTTTCATCGCCAAGTGGCTTTTGATCAACGCAGCCCTGGTTCACGGCCAGTGGTGGTGGGTGGTTTTAATTTTAGCCGGCGGGCTGTTTTCCGCCGCCTATATATTCAGGGTTTTCTCCAAAACATTTGCGTATAAAACGGAATTCGTTGACGCTCACCCCATATCGTTAAGCTTTCAATACCCGGCCCTCGGGTTAGCGCTTTTGACACTCGTGTTGGGGATCATCGCGCCCTACCCGTTGACGTTGCTGCTTATCGATTCCCCGCTGAGCGGCCCGGTTCTTCAAATGGTCTTGCCATGAGTTTTGATGCTTTTTTGCCCCTAATCATTATTCTAAGCTCACTGATTCCCGGTATCATCATTTTCATGTTGCCGGAAGCCCGCCACGGTTGGCGTACGCTTTTAAACATGCTCGGCGCCTCGATCAAAATGCTGCTGATCGGTGTCATGATCTGGGGTATTTTTAATGGTCATGTTTACGAAACGCGTCTGCCATTATTGCCGGGTTTGGATTTGGTGTTACATGCCGATAAAATGTCAGTGCTCATCGCAGCTTTGTCCGCTATTTTATGGTTTGTGACCACCATTTACGCGATTGGTTACCTGGAAGATTCACCACAGCCCCGCAGCCGGTTTTTTGGGTTTTTCAGCTTGTGTGTGAGTTCAACTATGGGTATTGCATTGGCCGGCAATTTGATGACCTTCTTGCTGTTTTATGAAATGTTGACGATTTCCACCTATCCGCTGGTTGTTCATCGCGGAACAAATAAAAGCATGCGGGCCGGCCAAATTTACCTAGCCTATACCCTTAGCGGTGGGACGGTGCTGCTGCTCGCCATCGCCTGGCTAAAATCTCTGGTCGGCCCCCTGGATTTTACGGCAGGGGGCATGCTGGCAGGTTTTGCACAGCAGTATCATCATGAATTCAAAATCATTTTTTTTCTATTAATTGCCGGTTTGGGGGTAAAAGCGGCACTGGTTCCGCTACACGGCTGGCTGCCAATGGCAATGATCGCCCCGGCACCCGTAAGTGCTTTACTTCACGCCGTAGCCGTCGTTAAAGCCGGGGCCTTTGGTATTGTAAGGGTTGTGTATGATGTTTACGGTGTTGAGCTGGCACAGCAATTGGGACTGCTAAATCCGTTGGCCTATCTGGCTTCTTTTACCATCATATACGGCTCAGTAAAGGCCCTATACCAGGATGAATTAAAAAAGCGATTGGCCTATTCCACGGTGAGCCAGGTTTCCTATATTGCTCTGGGGGCCGGCCTTTTTGGTCCAATTGCGACCATTGGCGGAGTGGTTCATCTGGTTCATCAAGGATTAATGAAAATCACTCTTTTTTTCTGCGCAGGAAATTTGGCCGAAACTCTGGGCATCCATCACGTTGGCGAAATAAACGGCGCGGGACGCCGGATGCCCTGGACGATGGCCGCATTTACCATCGGTGCCATGGGAATGATCGGCATACCGCCGATGGCCGGTTTTATCAGCAAGTGGTATCTGGGAACAGGGGCTTTGGCCGCCGGCCAAGATTGGGTTATCCTCGTGCTGCTATCCAGCAGCATACTGAACGCCGGCTATTTTTTGCCGATCATTTACAGGGCCTGGTTCAAAGAGCCCCCTGACACCTGGCCCGCCGAGCATGTTTTCGGCAGGTTTGAAACTCATTGGTTGCTTTTTATACCACCTTTGATTACCGCATTTTTGGCGCTGATGGTCGGTTTGCTGGCGGATGCACCATTTAGTCCCTTGGAGTGGACACGCCTGATTGCAGCAGCAGAGTACAGTCCATAATCGCTATGAATTCAACATTATCTTTCTCAAATCAGCTTTTGATCATCTTGACAGCGGTGTTGCCCCTTATTTTAGGCCTCTGTTATGCCGTTCGAGGGTGGCGGACCGCTTTTTTTAGATTGGCACCATGGTCGGCTTTGCCGGCTCTGGCTGTAAGTGTAACAGGCCCGTTCGGCGGGCATGCCGAGTTGACCTGGTTTCTACTTGAAATACAATTGGGCTTGGATGCCGTTGCACGCACATTTTTATTTTTCACGGCGCTGTTGTGGTTTTTATCCGGGATCTACGGTCAGCGGTATTTGGCCACCGATCCTCGTCGATCACGCTTTTTTTTCTTTTATTTGCTGGCGATGAGCGGCAATTTCGGCCTGATTATCGCCCAGGATATGATCACTTTTTATGTGTTTTTTGCGATAATGAGTTTTTCTTCCTACGGTCTGGTGGTCCATAATCAGGACAAGGATGCCCTTCGAGCTGGAAAAATCTATATCATTTTGGTTATCGTCGGTGAAATTTTACTGTTCACAGCATTGGCGCTGATTTTTCGGACAACCGGCTCATTAAGCCTGAATGCGATAACATCGATACCGTTAAACCATCTGGTCATTTTGCTTGTGCTGGTTGGATTTGGCATCAAGGCCGGCGCCTTACCGTTGCATGTTTGGCTACCGTTAGCGCATCCGGCGGCCCCGACACCGGCCAGTGCGGTCTTGAGCGGTGCCATGATCAAAGCGGGCTTGCTCGGATGGCTGCGATTTCTTCCGTGGGGACAGCCTGCAGCGGCAATCTGGGGCTCACCCTGCATTGTTGCCGGCATGCTGGCTGCCTTTTTCGGGGTGATCGTGGGCCTGAATCAAAAAAATCCCAAAACACTTCTGGCTTATTCCAGCATCAGTCAAATGGGCCTGATGACAGCCGGTATCGGAATAGGGCTTTTATTACCCGATGCTGCACCTTTGGTGATCGCAGCAGTTTCGGTCTATGCCGTCCACCACGGTTTTGCCAAAGGTGCGCTTTTCCTCAGTGTCGGTTTCACATCGGGCACAGTAAAAAATTATTGGATGCGTGTTTTCTTGGCGGGAGGAACCGGCCTGGCAGCTTTAGCGCTGGCCGGGGCACCTTTTACCAGCGGCATGATTGCGAAAACAGCATTAAAATCTACCGTTAATCTGTTGGGGGGCCCCGGGTCTGAATGGCTTAATTTTTTGCTGCCGTTTGCTGCTGTGGGAACATCGCTATTGATGATTTGTTTCTTGCGTTTGATACGACCCGATCAATCCAAAGACGATCATCTGTCAGCGGGGTTGTGGCTGCCGTGGATGTTTGTGGTCATGCTTGTCGTCATCGCAGTATGGTATTTGGCTGAGGCCAGGCTGGCTGTTAGCAAAGCACTCAGCCCCACAACGCTGTGGGTTGCAACCTGGCCGGTAGGTCTCAGTGTCGGCCTCTACAGCATTTTTTATTTTTTTAGGCGCAAAAGCGATCGCAAAATAGAGCACATCATACCGGCCGGCGATATATTGGCAATGTTTAACCGCATACCGTTAGATCGTATTTCCAATTGGCTCCAAAAATTGCTGCAAATCCCGGGGGTTATAAAGGCGCATATCAACGATATCACCCAGCGTTTTTCAAAACGATTCATACGACAGGATTTATTGGATCAACTCGAGCAAAGGCTGGTCCGCTGGCCGATGGCAGGTATTCTGTTTGCTGGTCTTATATGTGCTTTTTTATTCATGTTGGCCGTTGGCTGACTTTACCGGCGACATACGCCTGGGATTTTCTAAAGCGGTATCCGGCGTAAGCAAGCGCCAAGATCAAGGCCGAATTTCGTTAGCGCGCTCTGCAATACCATCCTGCGAATTTCATGGCTTAATGACCGCTTTGAGCCTCAACCTGGCGGCGCAGTTCTATGGCCAACTCCGGCGGAATATTCAAACGCGCAGCCAGCATATTCAAGTAGGATTCCTCGGCGGCGGTATCCACATCGATAGCCAGCAAGGAGGCGATATAGATTTCAGCCGCCACTTCGGGGCTGGTAGCACTTGCGACGATCTCATCCATGTCCACCGGCCGCCCCATTTCCGCCACCAGCAAGCCCCGACTTTCGGGATCCAGACCCAACGACTCGATCCGCTGAAAAATGGCCTGGCTTTCCTGAGCATCGAGCCGCCCGTCTGATCTTGCCGCTGCAATCATGGCGCGAACCAGGGTCAATCCCAGTGACGCTTGACCGGCCGAGTCATCTTTGGCCGGTAAGAACGCCGATCCCTCGGGAGCCGGGGCAAGCTCAGTATCAACAGGTTGAGGTGCAACGTTATCAGCAGTGCCTTGGCCGGAGCTGTACCGCTGGTATGCGGCATAGGCGAGCGCTCCGACGGCAGCAATTCCACCCATTTTGAGGGCTTTTTTGCCCATTTTGCGGCCCGATTTGTTGGTTAATAGATTGCCGGCCAGTCCGCCGGCCAATCCACCGGCAAAACCGCCAGCCGCACCGCTTCCAAGCAGCTGACCTAACAACTTGTTCATATCGGCCATGATCTTCGCTTCCTTTTTTTTATTTTTTTGTTGAATTGGTAAATTGAGTTCTAATAATAACTAAGTTGGAACCAAAAAAATATATCGGCGCCGAAAAATGTCAAGTATCCAGTTTTTAATTCGGCAAACACTATGGAGAACTTGCCAAAAGCAGGCGCTTGCCATGGGCAAATGGCAGAACCGGACACTCAGAAACAAGGTGTCCAGTGGCCATCTTATAATGCATATGGGCTCAACTTTATCTCAACGAAAAATACCAGCTACAACTGATGACAAGGAGTTTTTTGAATGGAGACACTTTTTAGCCGACACTGGCATGCAACAGACCCCAAAAATGCCGCTCGTTTTCTTGACAGCAATCTGGAATTCGGTCTTGACCAGTTTGAAACACGTCGCCGCCAGGCGCATTTCGGCCCCAACATCCTCACACCGAAAAAGAAGCAAAATCCACTGCTGCTGTTCATGCAGCAATTTCACCAGCCCCTGGTTTACATCCTCATTGCCGCTGCTGTGGTGACCATTTTTCTGCAGGAATGGGTTGAGTCCTCTTTTATAGCCGGCGTCATTCTGATCAACGCCATCATCGGCTTTCTGCAGGAGTCAAAAGCCGTGGCGGCTATTGAAGCTCTGGCGCAGTCCATGAAGACCGAAGCTACGGTCATTCGATCCGGCCGGCAGGAGAGAGTGGATGCGGCGGTCCTTGTTCCTGGCGACATTGTTCTGCTGCAAAGCGGCGAGAAAGTGCCGTCCGACATGCGCCTTTTCGATGTTCATACATTGCGTGTGGACGAATCTGCCTTGACCGGCGAATCTGTTCCGGTTGACAAAGTGCATGATTCTTTGGACCGCAGCCTGCCATTGGCGGATCGCATCAACATGGCCTATGCCTCAACACTGGTGACCTATGGCCGAGCGACGGGTATCGTGACGGCCACCGGAGACAAAACCGAAGTGGGTCGCATTTCGAAGCTGATTTCGACCGCAACCGAACTGCAGACGCCGCTGACGCGCAAAATCACCCAGTTCAGCCGCTACCTGCTGGTCGTCATTTTACTGCTGGCAGGCTTGACTTTCTTTGTGGGGTTGTGGCGCGGTGAACCGCTGGTTGACATGTTTCTGGCTGCCGTTGCCCTTGCAGTAGGCGCGATCCCTGAGGGTATGCCGGCGGCCATAACCATCATGTTGGCCATGGGGGTGTCTCGTATGGCCAAACGTCAGGCCATCATCCGAAAGCTTCCAGCAGTCGAAACACTCGGTAGTACGACAGTCATCTGTTCCGACAAAACCGGTACCCTGACCCAGAATGAAATGACGGTGCAGGAGATCTTCACGGCAGCGGGCAGTTATTCTGTGGACGGGTCCGGCTACAACCCTGATGGAGAAATCAAACCCATTGGAGGGGACGCCTCCGCCCTTGATTCCGAGTCCTTCCGCGAATGCCTGATTTGTGGTGTATTGTGTAATGATAGTATGTATTCGGAAAATGAAGGGCAATGGAGAATAGACGGCGATCCCACTGAAGGAGCCCTGATTGTCGCGGCAGTCAAGGCCGGTATCGATCTCGAGCTGCTTCGCAAAAACCTCCCTCGCGATGACGAAATTCCATTTGATTCCGGTCGACAGTACATGGCCACCTTAAATTCGAACCCGAATACTGGCGAACGCTGCATCTACATGAAAGGCGCCCTCGAGACGATGTTGCACCGCTGCACATCAACACTGAACAAAAATGGCGAACTGATCGGGTTGAATCACGCCGATATATCTCAGGCGGCAACAGATCTCGCCGCTAAAGGCCTGAGGGTACTGACTTTCGCCAAATCCAAACCGCTCAGTGACGATCAGGGAATCGAACGGGCGGAAAAAGTGAATGATCTTATTTTTCTCGGGTTCCAGGCAATGATGGATCCGCCGCGGGAAAGCACGTACAAGGCGGTGGAGAGATGCCGGCGAGCGGGCATTGAAGTGAAAATGATCACTGGTGACCATGCCTTGACCGCTGAAGCCATTGCAAATCAAATCCAAATGTACGACCCCTCCGAAGACGGACAGCAGCCTGTTGTCCAAGGTGCTGAGATGGCTGAGATGAACGACGAGCGCCTCACCGAAGTTGCAAATAGCGCATTTGTGTTTGCACGAGTGACGCCGGAGCAGAAGCTGCGGCTGGTGGAGGCCTTGCAGGAAGAATCACATGTTGTTGCCATGACGGGCGACGGGGTCAACGACGCACCGGCGCTCCGCAAGGCCGATATCGGCGTTGCCATGGGGCATCAAGGCACTGAGGTTGCCAAGGAAGCAGCGGATATGGTGCTGTTGGATGATAATTTTGCCACTATTGTTGCCGCCGTCGAGGAAGGCAGAAGCGTGTTTGACAATCTAATTAAATTTATAGTCTGGACGCTGCCGACAAATCTCGGTGAAGGTTTGGTCATACTTGCAGCTGTTTTCGCGGGTGTGACACTGCCGATCCTGCCGATACAGATTCTGTGGATAAATATGAGCACCGCCGTGCTGCTCGGATTAATGCTGGCATTTGAGCCGCGGGAATCGGATATCATGCAGCGTACGCCGCGCGATCCCAAGCTGCCTATTTTGACCGGGGAATTGGTTTTCCGCATTTTTTTTGTGGGGTTTTTGATGTTGATAGGTGGTTTTGGTTTGTTCGAATTGGCGGAATTGCGCGGAATGGATATTGATCGGGCACGCACGATTGCGGTAAACGTGTTTATATTTACCGAAATTTTTTATCTGTTCAACAGCCGCTCTTTAAATTATTCTGTATTGCGCATCGGATTATTTACGAACCCCTGGGCGTTCGCCGGTGTAGCGGTTATGGTGATTTTGCAGATGCTTTTCACTTATTTGCCCCAAGCTAATTTTATATTCAAGAGTGCTCCCATTGGGTTGGCGGATTGGGCTAAAATACTGGGCTTCGCCTTGCTGGTCTTTTTTCTGGTGGAAATTGAAAAGGCGCTTCGTCAGCGCAGGAAGCAAAAAAAATCAAAACCGTAGAGGGGTCCATTATGAAACCGCGTTTGAGTTTTGCAATACTCTTTTTTTCTCTGGTAATGTGCACCGATCTGCTTCTGGCGAAATCCTACATCACCCAAAGTGATGTCCCGGCCGAGAGGGGTTTTCGTGCCGTAGCGCTTCTACAGGGGCTGGAGCATCCTTGGGGCATGGCCTGGCTGCCCAACGGTGATATAATCGTTACCGAGCGACCGGGAAGGCTGCGACGGGTGCAGGATGGCCGGCTTGCTTCTGGTTCGATTGCCGGAGTTCCGGAGGTTTTTGATTCCGGGC of the Desulfobacterales bacterium genome contains:
- a CDS encoding tellurite resistance TerB family protein, with the protein product MADMNKLLGQLLGSGAAGGFAGGLAGGLAGNLLTNKSGRKMGKKALKMGGIAAVGALAYAAYQRYSSGQGTADNVAPQPVDTELAPAPEGSAFLPAKDDSAGQASLGLTLVRAMIAAARSDGRLDAQESQAIFQRIESLGLDPESRGLLVAEMGRPVDMDEIVASATSPEVAAEIYIASLLAIDVDTAAEESYLNMLAARLNIPPELAIELRRQVEAQSGH
- the mnhG gene encoding monovalent cation/H(+) antiporter subunit G, translated to MNIREIVGLVMMLLGVPFFLAGTIGLLRLPDVFTRSHALTKADNLGLGLIVMGLIVQAEVWTSALKLFLTWILVLISSAGVCHIVANTAVRRGIKIWKKP
- a CDS encoding monovalent cation/H+ antiporter complex subunit F, translating into MDQIYLTIAAFILITLVIGLLRVFWGPTRADRILSAQLMGTTGVAIILLLSQAMQMSSLVDVALIFALLSAVTATVFISRFWQNSK
- a CDS encoding Na+/H+ antiporter subunit E, whose translation is MPAKKQLAAIKVALLSKEAIFRIILFAIIWWILSAGRSDSWVVGVPTVIISVFVSMALTNQSRNSWRILNIIQFVAFFAKASVRGGFDVARRVFHPRLPLNPDLVDYPLTLKKQSARILMANIISLLPGTLSVELQDKQIKVHVLDNDQDVRAELQAVESAVGALLGSDSD
- a CDS encoding cation:proton antiporter subunit C is translated as MNTVTLYCIVGIILFAMALYALIVYDHLLRKILALNIMGSGIFLMLVAVAHRPPNTPSDPVPHAMVLTGIVVAVSATALALTLACRISELDEHIQQPQSKTE
- a CDS encoding proton-conducting transporter membrane subunit, with the protein product MSFDAFLPLIIILSSLIPGIIIFMLPEARHGWRTLLNMLGASIKMLLIGVMIWGIFNGHVYETRLPLLPGLDLVLHADKMSVLIAALSAILWFVTTIYAIGYLEDSPQPRSRFFGFFSLCVSSTMGIALAGNLMTFLLFYEMLTISTYPLVVHRGTNKSMRAGQIYLAYTLSGGTVLLLAIAWLKSLVGPLDFTAGGMLAGFAQQYHHEFKIIFFLLIAGLGVKAALVPLHGWLPMAMIAPAPVSALLHAVAVVKAGAFGIVRVVYDVYGVELAQQLGLLNPLAYLASFTIIYGSVKALYQDELKKRLAYSTVSQVSYIALGAGLFGPIATIGGVVHLVHQGLMKITLFFCAGNLAETLGIHHVGEINGAGRRMPWTMAAFTIGAMGMIGIPPMAGFISKWYLGTGALAAGQDWVILVLLSSSILNAGYFLPIIYRAWFKEPPDTWPAEHVFGRFETHWLLFIPPLITAFLALMVGLLADAPFSPLEWTRLIAAAEYSP
- a CDS encoding DUF4040 domain-containing protein — translated: MEETINATLPIFDLLLALTLVGLAWTALTAKDLFKAIVLFISFGMLMAVAWLRLQAVDIALAEAAIGAGLTGAIFIMALKRMSKNQPPKKKP
- a CDS encoding proton-conducting transporter membrane subunit; the protein is MSFFDTIPWMIWIVTLPLAAAILTFLFPRIAAGLSLLLGFTMSIPAIGLCMQVVRMGSQRYAIGGWGAPLGIELYADGLATAMIALTALVALSTTVYARSYFSHTQPIQDQPERPSTDYFWPLWMFLWAALNALFLSGDIFNLYVTLELTSLSAVALVALAGGAALKAAMRYLLVSLLGSLIYLLGVVYLYAFTGTLSLSALGSRIDGSLACLTALALMAGGLIMKTALFPMHFWLPPAHASAPAPVSAALSGLVVKASFYLLLRLWFDVFMTAVTVPISDILGLMGAAAVFWGSINALRAKRLKLLVAYSTVAQLGYLFLVFPLVGTLKDGVTAWLGCIYFILAHACAKAAAFFSAGAIRYALGHDNIDDMVGIVRCLPVPVFAFAIAGISLIGLPPSGGFIAKWLLINAALVHGQWWWVVLILAGGLFSAAYIFRVFSKTFAYKTEFVDAHPISLSFQYPALGLALLTLVLGIIAPYPLTLLLIDSPLSGPVLQMVLP
- a CDS encoding complex I subunit 5 family protein; this encodes MAPWSALPALAVSVTGPFGGHAELTWFLLEIQLGLDAVARTFLFFTALLWFLSGIYGQRYLATDPRRSRFFFFYLLAMSGNFGLIIAQDMITFYVFFAIMSFSSYGLVVHNQDKDALRAGKIYIILVIVGEILLFTALALIFRTTGSLSLNAITSIPLNHLVILLVLVGFGIKAGALPLHVWLPLAHPAAPTPASAVLSGAMIKAGLLGWLRFLPWGQPAAAIWGSPCIVAGMLAAFFGVIVGLNQKNPKTLLAYSSISQMGLMTAGIGIGLLLPDAAPLVIAAVSVYAVHHGFAKGALFLSVGFTSGTVKNYWMRVFLAGGTGLAALALAGAPFTSGMIAKTALKSTVNLLGGPGSEWLNFLLPFAAVGTSLLMICFLRLIRPDQSKDDHLSAGLWLPWMFVVMLVVIAVWYLAEARLAVSKALSPTTLWVATWPVGLSVGLYSIFYFFRRKSDRKIEHIIPAGDILAMFNRIPLDRISNWLQKLLQIPGVIKAHINDITQRFSKRFIRQDLLDQLEQRLVRWPMAGILFAGLICAFLFMLAVG
- a CDS encoding MnhB domain-containing protein; this translates as MIHKIHHSSARFTFANGILSVLIIVLSAFLIWALKSLPAVSPSLRQQVLGKIEYSGVINPVTAVLLNFRAYDTLLEIGVLLLVVVGAWSFSKAPSNDPKQKFSPVLFAMVRVLVPLMILIAGYMLWVGGHAPGGAFQAGAILGAAGVFWLVTRPSTDMPKASWVFRLLLIAGFSVFLIIAFMVMLAENNFIQYPLDWAGSLILCIEAAAALSIGATLAALFLGGRLRN